The genomic window CCTAATTGTTTAAACAGGTAACACACAGATAAGCATGATACATATTACACAAAAAATAAAAAAGTGCTGTCAGAATGCCTCTTCCGCATAGGCGGAACAAGTTGTGTTGATTTTATAGTATATATCAATTTATCATTAAAATTAAAATGTTATGAAGACAAAAATGTTAAGCTTAGCAAGCATGTTCCTATTGGGAACAATGACTGTTTTTGGACAAGCCAAAACAGAAAAAATCGAAGTAAAAGGCAATTGCAGCATGTGCGAAAGGCGCATCGAAAAAGCAGCTAACACTGTTGAAGGCGTAACGGATGCCCAATGGAACAAGAAAACGAAGGTACTGGCTTTTACCTTTAACAGCAACAAAGGCAAGGTAGATCAAGTACATAAAGCCGTAGCTAAAGCTGGACACGACACCGATAAAGTGAAAGCTAGTAAGGAAACCTACGACAAGCTACCCAATTGCTGTCAGTATGATCGCACTGAAGCTAAAAAAGGAAGTGAAACAAAAGGCCATAAAGAACATAAAGGCCACGAAGGCCATCAGATGTAGGAAGGCACATTTCAGGATTTGATTCCGAAAATAGAACGCGGATAACACAGATGAAAAGCAACACGGATTTTAAAATCAGCGATTATCCATGGTTTAAAATCTGCGTTATCCGCATACCAATAACCCCATAACTAAAGCCTGCCTATTTATAATGATATAAAACCAATAACGGCAAAGTATTTGAAACTTATGATATAAGTTACCTTGAAAAATTAAGCCTGGCACCATTAACACATGGGGTCTTTGCCCATGGCGGTGGAGTGGATCCCTAGTGTATGATGGGCAATAGAATACACAGTAGTGGGTAATAAGATAAACGCAAAATTCTTTGGCCAAACATAAATCAAAAACTTTATGCATATTAAAATTTTGCACTTTACACTTTTAACTCAAAACTTTTAATTGCAAACACGATGATAAACATGAGCAACATGACATTGAGTTGGATATTCGGCACGTTAGTGCTGACCGGCATTATTTGGGTGTTGATAAAAACTTTGTACCGACGAAACCGGCGAGAACTGATGCACAAAAAAAAGATAGAAATCGATGTGCTGACCGAACGATACGATCGTGGCGATATTACAAAAGCGGAATACGATGCAGGAGTAGAAGAGATAAACAACCGACAAAAAACAGTAACAATAAATATTTCAGAAAAAAAGAACATAAACAAATAAGAGATGAAAAATTATGACACAAAAAGAAAGTTTAGGCAGCTTATGGTGTGCTTCATACTTTTATTGTATGGCCTAAGCGCATCTGCGCAAGAATATTCAACGATAAAAGATGTGGATATTTTAGAAGAACAAAAAACGGTTTTGATGAGGGATTATCCTCACATCTTTACAGGGGTAGAAATAAAAGATGTACGGAAAATAAATGCTAAACATTCAAAAGTATTTTATGAGAATGGCAATCAGCAATACGAAGCTGTTGTTAATTCCGATAGAAAAAATATGCTACTTGTAGCCACATGCAGGGTAATAAATGAAAAGGAAATGCCCGAGGTGGTGATGGATGCTTTTAAAATTTCCAAATACAAGGATTGGGATATTATATATAGAAACATTTGAGGTGACAACTCCTGACTCGGGCTTATTTTACAGAGTTGATGTTTCAAAAAACAGTTCAAAGAATGAAAAGGAGGAAATAAAATCAATTTTTTATACGCATTTGGGGCGGTACAAAAAACCTCCTTATTAAAAATAATGAGCCATGGATATTTCAGAAAAAAGACCGGAAAGTAAGGACGGTTCGTGCATGGTACCCCGCCCTGTAGAAGGGAAAAAAGGATTGGTAGAGGTAGATACTACCTGGGATAAGATACTAAGATTAACCTATTATTCTAAAATGAGTTTTGTATCTTTAAATAAATTAAACAACTAAAAACCAAAAACCATGAATTACTACATCAGCACAAAATTAAACACCAGCTTTAACGAAGCCATTGCACTCGCAACAGAACAACTGAAAAAAGAAGGCTTTGGTGTCTTAACAGAGATTGACGTACACGATACCCTGAAAAAGAAGCTGGATGTTGATTTCCGGAAGTACAAAATTTTGGGTGCCTGCAACCCCGGCTTTGCCCACAAAGCATTGCAGCACGAAGATAAGATTGGTTTAATGTTGCCCTGCAACGTAATAGTGCAGGAGCTGGACAACGGCCAAATTGAAGTGGCGGCAGTGGATCCTGCAGCTTCGATGATGGCAGTCGAAAACCAACAATTAACCAAGGTTGCTACCGAAGTAAAAGAAATGCTTAAACGTGTGATTCATTCGCTACAATAAACATTTATCTTTTATTTTTTTAATCAATCCTTTTTGCGCAAGTGAAGGATCTGTAAATACGATGGCCAAATTTTAAAATATGGGGCAATATAAAAAAAACAGCCTTTCATTAACAGGAGCCGTTTCTATGGGAACGGGAGTGATGATAGGAGCCGGTATTTTTGCATTGCTTGGCCAGGTAGCCGAACTATCGGGCGAGTGGTTTCCCCTTGCCTTTGTTTTGGGTGCGATCATTTCTGCGTTCAGCGCTTATTCGTACATCAGACTCTCCAACGCTTATCCCTCGGCTGGTGGCATTGGGATGTATTTGAAAAAGGAATACGGTAAATCCATTTTTACGGCGTTTGCCGCACTGTTGATGGCTTTTTCGATGGTTATCAACGAAAGTTTAGTAGCCCGTACTTTTGGCACCTATGTGTTGCAACTGTTCGATGTGGGCGAAAACACCTACTGGGTGCCAGTGCTGGGCGTAGCTTTAATTGTTGTGGCCTTTATCGTAAATATTTCAGGGAACGAACTTATCGAAAAATCGTCGTTTACCATGGCGGTATTAAAAATTGCCGGTTTGGGGTTATTGGCCTTGGGAGGATTGTGGGCTGCCGATTTTAGTCTCGGTGAAAATATTCCCAAAGCACTGCCCGATAAATCGTTAACAAGTTTCATAGCCGCATTGGCACTTACCATTTTGGCATACAAAGGGTTCACCACAATTACCAACAGTGGCGACGAGATTGAGAAACCACATAAAAACGTGGGGCGGGCCATTATTATTTCTATAGCGATATGTGTGGTGCTGTATTTTTTGATGGCCATTTCGGTTGCCTCGTCACTGTCCATCGATGAAATTATTTCGGCCAAAGACTATTCGCTTGCCGAAGCGGCCCGTCCGGCTTTCGGGAAATATGGCGTTTGGGTAACTGTTTTTGTGGCTATCATTGCCACCATTTCAGGTATTATAGCGAGTATCTTTGCCGTATCGCGAATGACCGCCATGATTACCGAAATGAAGCTTATCCCGCACAGCCATCTCGGTATGCCCGGCAGCATCCAAAAACATATGTTGGTGTATATTGCCGGATTGGCCATTCTACTTACCCTTTTGTTCGACCTCTCCCGGATTGCCTCCCTCGGTGCTATTTTTTATCTGGTGATGGACATTGGCATCCATTACGGATTGTTGAAAAATTTGCACAAAGAAGTTGACTTTAAGCCGGCCGTTGTAATTACGGCTATTGTACTTGACGTAGTTGTACTTGTAGGATTTGTTATTACGAAGGCTAAAAGCGATTTACCTGTGGTGATTATTTCGCTGGTGGCCATGTTATTAATTTACATCGGCGAAAAGTGGTTCCTGAAACAGAACCGTGAAGCAGTAAATGAATAAAAAAACACTATACCATGGAAAATAATAACAAGCACAGCCCGCACAAATCGCCCAACTCAAAAAAATCAGATCAAAAGGCCTATTACTGCCCTATGTACTGTGAGGGGGATAAAACATATCCGAACGAAGGTCGATGCCCGGTTTGTAATATGTATTTGGTGAGCGGAGAAAATACGAAAAAAGTGTGTTGCGATACACATGAATCAGACACGAAACATAGCGCGCATCAGCACCCGAAACAGGGTGGAAAATCGACTAACCCCATCCTTAAAGGAAATTATTACTGCCCCATGTTCTGCGAGGGCGATAAAACATACGAAAAACATGGCGACTGTCCGGTTTGTGGAATGGACTTGGTCAAAAATCAAGCATCCCAAAAAACTCCTTTAACATACACCTGCCCTATGCACCCCGAAGTTAAACGGGATAAACCCGGCGATTGCCCCAAATGCGGAATGGCCTTGGTGCCGGAAAAAGGACAAGACGAAAGTGACGAAATGAAGGCCTATAAAAAAACAAAGAAAAAATTCTGGATAGCCGTAGTTTTGAGCATACCGGTCTTCATTATCGCCATGTCGGATATGATAAGTTTCTTGAATCTTGAAAATGTGGCCCCCAAAAAAATATGGGGCTGGATAGAGTTTGCCCTGGCCACACCCGTGGTTTTTTATTGCAGTTGGAGTTTCTTTAAGCGCGGGTGGAACTCCGTGCGGAGATGGTCGCCCAACATGTGGACTTTGATTTCGATAGGCGTGGGTGCCGCCTATGTTTTTAGTGTGTTCGCCCTCTTGATTCCATCGTCCTTCCCCGATCAATTTAAGGACGGAGCCGGCAATGTACATCTGTATTTTGAAGCCGCTGCCATGATTCTTACCTTGGTTTTATTGGGACAGGTAATGGAACTCCGCGCGCACGGAAAAACAAGCTCAGCCATTAAGGAACTATTGGATCTTACGCCACCAACTGCCCATGTAATCAAAGATGGCCAGGAAAAAGAAATCCCACTGGAAGAAGTAATGGAAGGGGATATATTAAGGGTTAAACCCGGCGAAAACATTCCGGTTGACGGAAGTATCCATAGCGGAAATGCCGTTATCGACGAAAGTATGATCAGTGGCGAGTCTATTCCGGTAGATAAAGCAGAAAACGATAAAGTTACCGGCGGTACCGTCAATGGTAATACATCGTTTGAGATGAAAGCGGAAAAGGTGGGCAGCGATACCCTGCTGTCCCAAATAGTGGCTTTAGTAAACAAAGCCAGCCGTTCGCGTGCGCCCATTCAAAAACTGGCTGATACGGTGGCCAAATACTTTGTGCAGACCGTAATTGCCATTGCCTTTGTCACCTTTGTTATCTGGGCCACCTGGGGACCCGAACCGGCCTATGTATATGCATTTGTAAATGCGGTTGCCGTATTGATTATCGCTTGTCCTTGTGCACTTGGACTGGCTACCCCCATATCTATTATGGTAGGAACCGGAAAAGCGGCCCAGCTGGGCGTTTTGGTAAAAGATGCCAGAGCCATTGAGGAAATGAACAAGGTTACAACCCTTATCATTGATAAAACCGGCACATTGACCCAGGGAAAACCAAGCCTAAACGGCTATAAATCCATGGGAGAGCGGAGCGACGAAGAGGTGTTGCTTTTGGCTGCCTCCGTAGATTTAAACAGCGAGCATCCCATAGCCGAGGCTATCGTGCAAGGTGCCAAAGAAAAAAATATTGAGCCTATGCAATTAGATAAGTTTGAATCCATTACCGGCAAAGGGGTTCAGGCGCTTTATAAAGGACAGGTAATAGCATTGGGTAACCATCGTTTGATGGAGGGTCTCGGCGCCTCACCCGACGAGTCGAAGCAAAAATTAGTAAAGGAGTGGCAATTAAAGGGACAAACCGTAATGTATCTGATAATTGATAAAAAGGTGGAGGGGATTGTGAGCGTTGCCGACAAAATCAAGGATACCTCGGCCGCAGCCGTTGCGTCGCTACAAAAAATGGGCATTAAAGTACATATGCTCACCGGCGACAACCAATACACCGCCAAAACTGTTGCCGATGAGTTGGGACTGGATGGATACGAGGCCGACTGTCTGCCCGAAGATAAATACAATCAAGTGAAGACCTTGCAGGGTAAAGGACAAATAGTAGCGATGGCGGGCGACGGCATCAACGACGCACCAGCCTTGGAGCAGGCCAATATAGGTATTGCCATGGGAACCGGAACGGATATAGCCATGCAAAGTGCCGAAATAACCTTGGTAAAAGGCGACTTGAACGGTATTGTTAGAGCCCGGGAATTAAGCCACAAGGTAATGCGCAACATCAAACAAAACCTCTTTTTTGCCTTTGTTTACAATGCGCTGGGCGTGCCCGTGGCTGCCGGTATTTTATTTCCATTCTTTGGCGTTTTGCTGAGCCCCATTATTGCAGCGGCAGCCATGAGCTTTAGTTCGGTATCGGTTATCACCAATGCACTTCGCATAAGAAGACTTTAAGCAGAAGGCCTATCTCAAATAGAACTAGAATTATGGCAACTGACCTGAACAATAAAAGAAGTAGATGTCCTTAATCAAAAAGCCCGCATTCTTTGCTAACTGAAAGGGAATGCGGGGCTATAAGACTTCTATATCACCTCAATTTTTCTGGCCTTATTTGGGTTGATTTTAATAGGCAAACAACGGAAAAACATGCATCATGGCATTAACTTTTTCTTTTATCTGAGCTATAAGTTCCGGTTTATCCGTATTTGATAAAACCTGATCGATAAAATCAACGATGGGAGGCATGTGCTCCTCTTTTAATCCACGCGTTGTAAGTGCTGCTGTACCTACCCTAATTCCCGAAGTCTGGAATGGGCTGCGGCTATCGAACGGAACCATGTTTTTGTTAATGGTTATGTCGGCTTTTACCAGGGTATTTTCAGCCACTTTACCGGTCAGGTCAGGAAACTTGGTACGCAAATCTATCAGCATCGAATGGTTATCGGTGCCTCCTGATATCACTTTGTATCCTTTGTCTATGAATGCTTTGGCCATTGCCCTGGCATTGTGCAGAACCTGCGTTTGGTATTGTTTGTATTCGGGTTGAAGGGCTTCGAGAAATGAAACGGCTTTAGAGGCAATAATATGCTCCAATGGCCCCCCTTGTATACCGGGAAATACCGCAGAGTTCAATAAAGACGACATCTTACGTACCACGCCTTTGGGGGTGGTTTTTCCCCAGGGATTATCAAAATCTTTACCCATCAGTATGATACCACCACGTGGGCCGCGTAATGTTTTATGCGTTGTAGAAGTAACAATATGGGCATGTTTAACCGGGTTATCCAATAATCCCGCCGCAATAAGTCCGGCCGGATGAGCCATGTCTACCATAAATATAGCCCCTATCTCGTCGGCCAAACGTCGCATGCGTGCATAATCCCACTCGCGTGAGTAGGCCGAAGCACCACCAATAATAAGCTTGGGTTTGTGCTCGCGTGCTTTCTCTTCCATCATATCGTAATCTACCAAACCGGTATCTTCGTGCACGCCATAAGCAATAGGCTCATACAAAATACCCGAACTGTTTACAGGCGAACCGTGGGACAGGTGACCACCATGCGATAAATTAAGCCCTAAAAATTTATCGCCCGGATTTAATACGGTCAAAAATACGGCCATATTGGCTTGGGCTCCACTGTGTGGCTGAACATTGGCATATTCGGCATCGTATAATTGACATAAACGCTCTATAGCCAATGATTCGCTTTGGTCTACCACTTCGCAACCACCATAATAACGTGCCCCCGGGTAACCCTCGGCATATTTGTTGGTCATATACGACCCCATCGCTTCCATTACTTGCTCGCTCACAAAATTTTCCGAAGCAATCAACTCAATGCCATTCAGTTGGCGCTGATGTTCTTTTTCAATTAATTCAAATATTTTATCGTCGCGTTTCATAATTAAAAATAGTTATAAGATGATGTATATGCATAATTTAATTTCAATCTGTTTTTTGAATTAAAAATTACTCGTCGGTAAAGTGCATCAATACCCTACGGTAAACCGAGAATATTTTCGATTTGGATACAAAACCCATATATTTTCCGTCTTCAATAACGGGAAGGTTCCAGGCACCTGTTTCTTCAAATTTTTTCATCACCGAATCCATGTTTTCATTAATGTCGAGAAAAGCGGGGGGCACCTGCATCACGTCTTCAACCGTGGTGTTGTTGTACAAATTGTGGTTAAACATTATTTCGCGTATGTCGTCGAGCACAACAATACCTTTTAGCTGACCTTTGGAACCGATAACAGGAAAAAGGTTACGTTTTGCCTTTGCAATTACTTTCACCAGAGCACCCAGGGTATCCGTTGATTTTACAGGTAAAAAATCCGTTTCAACCACCTTATTTAAACGCATTAAAGTAAGTACTGCTTTATCTTTGTGATGGGTCAGCAGCTCGCCCTTGCGTGCCAGTTGTTTGGTGTATATGGAGTGGGGTTCAAAATAATTGATGGTGAGGTACGAAATAGTGGAGGCCATCATCAATGGTACAAACAATTCATATCCATGGGTTATTTCGGCAATCAAAAATATTGCCGTGAGCGGGGCATGAAGCACACCGGCCATTACGGCCGCCATGCCTACCAATGTAAAGTGACTCTCGGGTAAAACGTATAAACCGGTTGCGTTAACCACACGGGCGAAAAAATAACCCAACACCCCTCCGGTAAATAAGGAGGGTGCAAATACCCCACCAACACCGCCACTACCTGTGGTGGCCGCCGAAGCAAAAACCTTAAAGAGAATAAGTAAACCCAATAGAATGAGTAATGCCCATTCATGATTGCGAAGCTGATAAAACAAACTGTTGTCGAAAACAATATCCTTGTTACCGTTTAAAAATGCGGTAATAGTGGTATATCCTTCGCCGTAAAGCTGGGGTAAAATATAAATCAGGATACTCAACACAAGCCCCCCAAACAGAAGCCGTATATACGGATTTTTGATTTTTTGTAACTTGTTTTCACTCCATATCAGGGTACGGCTAAAGTACAATGAACTGAGCCCTCCAAGAATGCCCAAACCTATATAAAATGGAATATTGTTAAGGATAAAAGGATTTTCCAGATGCCAGTAAAATTCGGCACCGTCGCCCATAAAAAAGTAGGCCACCGTGGCGGCGCTAAAGGCCGATATAATCAAAGGAACCAAAGAGGCCATGCTCAAGCCAAGCATAAGTACTTCCAGGGTAAACACCAGTCCGGCCATAGGCGCTTTAAAGATGCCCGATACCGCGCCTGCAGCCCCACAACCAATCAGTAGGGTGATGGTTTTGTAGTTTTGATGAAACAAACGCCCCAGAGATGAGCCAATAGATGCACCAGTCATTACAATGGGGGCCTCAGCTCCAACCGAACCACCAAAACCAATGGTAAAAGTACTGGCCACAATGGAGGAAAAATTATTGTGCGATTTGATGTTACCTCCCTTTTTACTTAAGGAGTGCAGTATTTTGGATATTCCGTGGCCCAAGTCGTCCTTTACCACCTTACGTGCAAATAAAACAGCTATGAATATACCCACCACAGGATAGGCCAGGTATAATATGTTTTGGTCTTCGATATTGAAGCCTCCGGTAAGCAAATGGTGGGTGGCAAATATGGTATTTTTTAACAATACCGCAGCCAGGCCACTCAAAATACCCACAACCAAACTTAATATGAGCACAAAATTACGTTGGTCGATGTACTTAACACGCCAAACCAAAAAACGCCTGAAAATAATTGATGCCTTCTCCATAAGGTGCACAAAAATATAAGAAATACACGAGTTTGCATGTGAAATTTCATTAAAATATTTTTTAGTAATCACTTAATCTCATCATTTCGCTAGTTTTTTTAAAAGTCTGATGATAAGAGATCTTTTCTAAATCATATAGTTTTCTATTAACATGTTGATAGTTATATGTTTGTATCTAGCTTTAAACTCTAACTTCTAAAACTCTCACCTCTCACTTCTCACCTCTAATTTCTAGCATCTAGCCATCTATAAAATAATGAGAAAGAAAAATGAATGTTAATTTTATGAATGGATGCTGGTTTAAGCTGTTGGTAGCGTGGGTTTTGGTAATGTTTTTTGTTAAAAAACAATCATTTTACGCATACACAAATAAAATAACACTACTTTTGCACCCGATTTTATGCAAAGGCATAATTCATTCATATCAAAACGATTAATCAGTGGGCTTCTCTTTTCCAGGTGAATGTATGGATAATATGGCGGGGCGGACTGGTAAAAAGAGGAAAAATTTTTATGATTACATTTGAAGAAATTGGCTTATCGCCCGAAATTCTAAAAGCTGTTGCCGAACTTGGCTTTGTAAACCCCACACCCATTCAGGAAAAAACCATACCCGGATTAAGAGATACCAATCAGGACTTAGTGGCTTTAGCACAAACCGGTACAGGAAAAACAGCTGCTTTTGGTTTGCCCATCATCGAAAAACTTGAAGTCTCGAACAACAGTGTGCAAGCTTTGGTGCTATGCCCAACACGCGAATTGGCCTTACAGATTACAAAGGATATAAAAGCTTTTGGTAAGTATGTTAAAGGCTTACAGGTTACCGCGGTTTATGGTGGAGCGGATATATCAAAACAGATAAAGGACCTGAAAAGAGGTACCCATATTGTAGTAGGCACACCGGGCAGAGTAAATGACCTGACCAGGCGAGGTTTGTTAAAAATGGATAAGTTGCAATGGTTGGTTTTGGATGAGGCAGACGAGATGTTGAATATGGGCTTTAAGGAAGAGCTCGATGCCATTATCGAAACCACACCTGACAATCGACAGTCCTTATTGTTTTCGGCCACCATGCCCCGCGAAATCGAGAGTATGGCCAAGAGGTATCTTACCGACCCGATGCAAATAAAAATTGGCAAGCAAAATGCCGGAGCCACAACAGTAGAGCACATCTATTATATGGTACATGCCCGTGATAGGTATCTGGCACTAAAAAGAATTGCGGATATAAACCCCGACATTTATTGCATTGTTTTTTGCCGTACCCGCCAGGAAACCAAGGAGGTAGCAGAAAAGCTTATGACCGATGGTTATAATGCAGATGCTTTACATGGCGATTTGTCGCAGGCACAGCGTGATCAGGTAATGCACCGCTTTAGGGGGCGTAATCTGCAAATATTGGTGGCTACCGATGTGGCTGCAAGAGGGATTGACGTAAACGACCTGACCCACGTAATCAACTATAATCTGCCCGACGATATTGAAGCCTACACCCACCGAAGCGGACGTACAGGACGCGCGGGTAAAACAGGTATCAGTATTGCCATCATACATACCAAGGAATCAGGAAGGGTAAAGATGATTGAACGTAATTCGGGCATTAAGTTCGAACGTAAAATGATACCCACCGGAAACGAAATTTGTGGAAAGCAGTTGCTGCACCTTACAGAAAGGTTAGAGAATGTAGAGGTAAACCACAGCGAGATTGAAGAGTTTTTGCCACAGATTATCGAAAAATTTGAAGCCTTAGATAAAGAAGAGCTAATTAAACGCTTTGTGTCGGCTGAATTTAACCGATTTTTAGCTTACTATCAGGATGCCAAAGATTTAAATGTTTACAAAAAAGATGTTGAGCGCGGTTCCAGAGTAAGTGGCGGACGCCGAGGTAACGACAATTATGCTCGTGTGTATCTCAATATTGGAAAAGCACATGAGATGACACCTCAGCGACTGATGGGATTGGTTAATGAAAGCACCAACGGTATGAAAGTTGGTTTTGGTAAGATTGAAGTGCTTCGCAACTTTTCCTTTTTTGAAGTAGAGGAAGGTACGCAAACTGATGTCATTAACTCGGTTATAGGAAAGGATTTTGAAGGTGAGAAATTACACGCCGAGATAGCAAGCCCAAGACCCTCTGATAACACCGGCCGGAGAAGGAGAGAAGGAGCTTACAGTAAAAAAGGAGGTCGCGGTCAAGGTGGCTATGCGAGCGGACGAAGCACCGGCGGATACAACAAGAAAGGTGGGAGAGCTGATGATGCATACCGCAGCAAAGGCGGTGGAACTTATAGTGGAGGCAAACGCCGACGCTAAAGGACGTATAACAATATAAAATACAAAAACCCCGCAGCAAATATAATTTGCTGCGGGGTTTTTTATTCTATCTAACCCTAATTTTGCAGGCAACTTTAGTTTTTCATAGGTAGTTTTGTACCATATGTTTTTTACCTCGTGCCGCTATTCAATTAGCTGCCATTTCCCAAAGAATTAATTTCCGGGGCATGCAATGTTTTGTATATCTTCTTTCCCCTGAGTTATGTCCGTTTAGCTTTCCCTTTACATTAATAGCGCTACCAATAAAGCATAGCAGTGTTTATTACAGTTTGCATATAATATACTCCCCAGGTTACTTTTTTCAGATTTAACTACACAATACGATTTACAAAAAAAAAGGAAGCCTATAAAATGCTTCCTTTTTTTGTGACCCTAACGAGATTCGAACTCATATCGCTGGAACCGGAATCCAGTATTCTATCCATTGAACTATAGGGCCAATATTTTTTAAACTGCTAAATATTTATTACTTGATACAAGCTATCGTTTAAAGTGGGGCAAATTTATAAAAAGATTTTATAATTTCGCACTTTCATGCCTAAAGCCTTTGTTTTTTTAGGCTTTCATAAAAAAATATACGCGTAACAATATGGATTACAATTTTAAAGCCATCGAAAATAAATGGCAGCAGCAGTGGATAAAGGATAAAACCTACAAAGTAGATATAGACAAAGACCGACCAAAATTTTACGTGTTGGATATGTTTCCGTATCCTTCCGGTGCGGGCTTGCATGTGGGCCACCCACTGGGTTACATTGCTTCGGATATATACAGCCGCTTTAAAAGGCTCAATGGCTTTAATGTTTTGCATCCCATGGGATATGATGCCTATGGTTTACCCGCAGAGCAATATGCCATTCAAACAGGACAGCATCCGGCTATTACCACCGAAAAAAACCTGAACCGCTATCGCGAGCAACTGGACAAGATAGGTTTTTGCTACGATTGGGATCGGGAAATAAAAACATGTGAT from Saccharicrinis carchari includes these protein-coding regions:
- a CDS encoding DEAD/DEAH box helicase; the encoded protein is MITFEEIGLSPEILKAVAELGFVNPTPIQEKTIPGLRDTNQDLVALAQTGTGKTAAFGLPIIEKLEVSNNSVQALVLCPTRELALQITKDIKAFGKYVKGLQVTAVYGGADISKQIKDLKRGTHIVVGTPGRVNDLTRRGLLKMDKLQWLVLDEADEMLNMGFKEELDAIIETTPDNRQSLLFSATMPREIESMAKRYLTDPMQIKIGKQNAGATTVEHIYYMVHARDRYLALKRIADINPDIYCIVFCRTRQETKEVAEKLMTDGYNADALHGDLSQAQRDQVMHRFRGRNLQILVATDVAARGIDVNDLTHVINYNLPDDIEAYTHRSGRTGRAGKTGISIAIIHTKESGRVKMIERNSGIKFERKMIPTGNEICGKQLLHLTERLENVEVNHSEIEEFLPQIIEKFEALDKEELIKRFVSAEFNRFLAYYQDAKDLNVYKKDVERGSRVSGGRRGNDNYARVYLNIGKAHEMTPQRLMGLVNESTNGMKVGFGKIEVLRNFSFFEVEEGTQTDVINSVIGKDFEGEKLHAEIASPRPSDNTGRRRREGAYSKKGGRGQGGYASGRSTGGYNKKGGRADDAYRSKGGGTYSGGKRRR